CACTCCCTATATCTATCCCTCCACGAACTCCCATTGACTTACCTGAGAGCCACTTCTCCGCGCCAGCAGAAATGTTAAACTCCCTGTGTTTATAAACAGCATCTAAGGCAAAATTAATTAAATTAATTTTATCTCTGTAAGCAACACCTATTCTGACTCCCAGGGGAAGTTTATCTCTTTTATCTGCCAGATTCATATTTGGCTGAATGATATCTGTGATGGAAAGTCCAGAAAAGATATTGGCAGTAAGATTATATAAAAGCCCAATATCACTACTAAATCCTATCCTGGAATAACCTTTTTCCTGAAAAAGGGGGTCAGACTTTGTGTATTGGTTATTATTATATCGTTTGTATAGTAATTTGAAGTTCAGCCCGGCAGAAAGCGAACTAAATAACTTATTGCCATAAGAGAAGATAAAGGTATCTTCTCGATAAAAACCCTTCAGCCCCAGGCTCAGCCAGCCCACTCCTATTCCGCCCAATTTTTCCAGGGGATGAGCGTAGCCGATGAATGCATTCCCCAGGTTACTCCCATCGTCCAGTCCCCAGTAGAGTCTTCCATATCCGCTGGTGAACTCTGGCTGGGTTAGTCGACTCAATCCTGCAGGATTATAATAGAGGGAATGGACATCGTCAACCAGAGCGACAAAGGCACTTCCCATTCCTATGGGTCGCGCTCCCACACCAATGTCCCCAAAATCCCCAAAAGAGA
The sequence above is drawn from the bacterium genome and encodes:
- a CDS encoding tetratricopeptide repeat protein; this encodes MNKNAIFIGLVTIVLSLGSNVSFGDFGDIGVGARPIGMGSAFVALVDDVHSLYYNPAGLSRLTQPEFTSGYGRLYWGLDDGSNLGNAFIGYAHPLEKLGGIGVGWLSLGLKGFYREDTFIFSYGNKLFSSLSAGLNFKLLYKRYNNNQYTKSDPLFQEKGYSRIGFSSDIGLLYNLTANIFSGLSITDIIQPNMNLADKRDKLPLGVRIGVAYRDKINLINFALDAVYKHREFNISAGAEKWLSGKSMGVRGGIDIGSDGFKSFSLGGSCQVSSFEIDYAFIYPLSGLRGTYGSHRFSVTLRFGGLRETVSETPRPSPAEIGIPTKPLSEEEKTEEMRRYYYRGIDHYKRGEYEAAIAEFEKVLQLKPDHTQSLRLIERAKERMKIKK